A genomic stretch from Larimichthys crocea isolate SSNF chromosome XXII, L_crocea_2.0, whole genome shotgun sequence includes:
- the LOC104926337 gene encoding uncharacterized protein LOC104926337 — protein sequence MPPLPLDERIVVIQRPKNLVLCEASPQTIPQHSSQISASSNGHVAHPPHQSHFYSPSCKSLTLECKRRSSRVQKFKGDQPVIPAGVSHIPSHCHSNGTVTLGPRLPSHTHTIDIRLSVDKGGRGGGLSNSLGRSGSVKGGKGKCASSQLDQGQGERKTGTAGRPGGAEHKSQRSRHSQLSTSPGGVLQFVPAQAQQHKFRSEKEKENGSFLNRSEREVPSLGHKKNSKLGTVHQSHNSHSLPYHHNSVPVPHAAILNSNYSSSPPSQPTHVPVSFRQLSQPHPSHIRDLHPHILHALPLSSCSSQAGGFPSPDHTCTIDCTHPFSCGCWRLVRCRGYKGHSASCQGGGGSTSTSFSCVHNVGAVKRGSKEMGLRNLGGCLSTASTSNTSSSNSTVSDCRANLFKPLPCASCSGEAGNFESPAILRKKLVGGCLPCTPLSSSAPLRAIQSCVTGCNPKASQTGSSTCSYCSSDPIVVTFNPRRGKPPGRGIGAAHQMGMFQADDDDYSVRTIWPEELAKKMTHSKAQKNHCGGVGKTCAGQVQNGSNGSGLVLLDCQNLQEYSHSQLTDHAGRRRLQQGKMAALDFMGYRSRSGYDEGRNSLKRLLNKTKDGGMGDCLEQDGDAAYPRSPSPRSASPPSPVSFSPPPSAPSTLIKPKPWQRDREGGHSLPTAQSLHLALNSLNREQDEENSRMHLSLPLSSSLPASLSDESVMTPDAENAVVSPILPFLFLGNERDAQDLDLLLRLNIGYVVNVTTHLPLYHVNSGLRYKRLPATDNSKQNLRQYFEEVFEFIEEAYQSGQGVLVHCQAGVSRSATVVIAYLMKHTLMTMTDAYKYVRSRRPVVSPNLNFMGQLLEFERDLNSGVTPRILMPKLNGVETQV from the exons ATGCCTCCCCTTCCTCTTGATGAGCGCATAGTGGTCATTCAGCGCCCTAAAAACTTAGTCCTATGCGAGGCCTCCCCGCAAACCATCCCACAGCACTCCTCTCAAATATCAGCCTCTTCCAATGGACATGTCGCTCACCCTCCTCATCAGTCCCATTTCTATTCACCCTCCTGTAAATCTCTGACTTTGGAATGCAAGCGCAGATCATCCCGTGTGCAGAAATTCAAGGGCGACCAGCCCGTCATCCCAGCGGGCGTCAGTCACATCCCTAGCCACTGCCACAGTAATGGCACAGTAACTCTTGGCCCACGGcttccctctcacacacatactatcGATATAAGGCTCTCGGTTGACAAAGGAGGACGGGGAGGTGGATTGAGCAACTCGTTAGGGCGTAGCGGAAGTGTAAAAGGTGGCAAGGGGAAATGTGCCTCTTCACAGCTGGATCAAGGACAAGGTGAGAGGAAAACTGGAACTGCAGGGAGGCCAGGTGGAGCCGAACACAAGTCGCAGCGAAGTCGCCATAGTCAGCTGTCAACTTCACCCGGAGGCGTCCTACAGTTCGTCCCCGCTCAGGCGCAGCAGCATAAGTTCaggagtgaaaaagaaaaggagaacgGCAGTTTTCTTAACAGGAGCGAGCGTGAAGTTCCCTCTCTAGGTCACAAGAAAAATTCCAAACTGGGAACTGTCCATCAAAGCCATAATAGTCACAGTCTGCCCTACCACCACAACTCCGTCCCCGTGCCCCATGCTGCCATCCTAAACTCCAACTATTCCTCATCCCCTCCCTCCCAACCCACCCATGTCCCAGTCTCGTTTCGGCAACTCAGCCAGCCGCACCCGTCCCACATCCGGGATCTCCACCCTCACATTCTGCATGCTCTACCCTTATCCTCTTGCTCCTCCCAAGCCGGAGGCTTCCCCAGTCCTGACCACACCTGCACCATCGACTGCACCCACCCGTTCAGTTGCGGCTGCTGGAGGTTGGTGAGATGCAGAGGATATAAGGGGCACTCTGCGAGCTGccaaggaggtggaggaagcaCTTCCACCTCGTTTTCCTGTGTTCACAATGTCGGAGCAGTGAAGAGAGGAAGCAAAGAAATGGGCCTGAGAAATCTGGGTGGGTGTCTCTccaccgcctccacctccaacacctCTTCTTCCAACAGCACTGTGTCTGACTGCCGAGCAAACCTGTTCAAACCTCTTCCCTGTGCCTCCTGCTCTGGTGAAGCCGGAAACTTCGAGAGTCCCGCTATCCTTCGCAAAAAACTGGTAGGGGGATGCCTACCCTGTACCCCGCTGTCCTCCTCGGCCCCTCTGCGGGCGATACAGAGCTGCGTCACGGGATGCAACCCCAAAGCCTCTCAGACAGGCAGCTCTACCTGCAGCTACTGCAGCAGCGACCCCATAGTGGTGACATTCAACCCTCGCCGAGGCAAACCCCCAGGAAGAGGCATCGGAGCAGCTCATCAGATGGGGATGTTTCAAGCTGACGATGATGACTACAGCGTGCGTACTATCTGGCCTGAAGAACTGGCCAAGAAGATGACCCATTCAAAAGCCCAAAAGAATCACTGCGGCGGTGTCGGGAAGACCTGTGCAGGCCAGGTCCAAAATGGCAGTAACGGATCAGGCCTTGTCCTGCTGGACTGTCAAAACCTCCAGGAATACTCGCACTCTCAGCTAACAGACCATGCTGGCCGACGGCGGCTTCAGCAGGGGAAAATGGCTGCCCTCGATTTCATGGGGTACAGGTCGAGATCTGGGTACGACGAAGGCCGTAATTCGCTAAAAAGGCTCTTGAATAAAACCAAAGACGGAGGAATGGGCGATTGTCTCGAGCAGGACGGAGACGCAGCATATCCACGTTCCCCCTCTCCCCGCTCTGCCTCCCCGCCATCACCTGTGTCCTTTTCCCCTCCACCATCCGCCCCGAGCACACTCATCAAACCCAAACCTTGGCAGAGggacagggagggaggacaCTCTCTGCCGACGGCTCAGTCACTTCACCTGGCCCTCAACTCCCTGAACAGAGAGCAAGATGAGGAGAACAGCAGAA TGCATCTTTCTCTGCCGCTCTCCTCTTCGTTGCCGGCCTCTCTGTCCGATGAGAGTGTGATGACACCCGATGCGGAGAACGCCGTCGTCAGTCCCATCCTGCCCTTCCTGTTTCTGGGGAACGAGAGAGACGCCCAAGACCTGGACCTACTGCTGCGCCTCAACATCGGCTACGTGGTTAACGTGACCACACACCTGCCGCTCTACCACGTCAACTCTGGACTGCGCTACAAAAGGCTGCCAGCCACTGACAACAGCAAGCAAAACCTTCGGCAGTACTTTGAGGAGGTTTTTGAGTTCATCG